DNA sequence from the Haladaptatus sp. R4 genome:
GTTCTTCACTGCGCTTGCTCATTGACCTTCACCTCTTTTCTCCGTCGTACTCTCGGCTGGATTTGCTTGCAGTAGTTCTTCGTAGTTCAATTCGATCTCCTCCTGGGCTTCTTGCCAGTGATAACACGCCACCGCGTGCTCGGGCGTGGGAT
Encoded proteins:
- a CDS encoding oligopeptide/dipeptide ABC transporter ATP-binding protein — encoded protein: PLEEMRPIAGQSPAPINVPKGCAYHPRCPLATDECVQTDPPFDHPTPEHAVACYHWQEAQEEIELNYEELLQANPAESTTEKRGEGQ